CGGTTCGGGAAAGTCCTCGTTGCGATTTGCAGAGACTTCAACGACGAGCTACATCAGATAAGCGAACTAGAGCCGGACCTAGTCCTCAGCCCACGATGGGACCCGGATCGAGATCACCATTTCCAGCAATTGGCCAGCATAGGCATCGCCAAGTCCGACTCCTCGCGAAGCCGAACATTCACGCTCTTCGCAAATCCGGTGGAGGTTGAAACCATTACGAGAAAGGGAGGAGGAGGCGGGTCCTGCATAATCGGATCGGATTTGCCCTATTCCAATGACTTCTACATACAGAACGGCTTCCGACCGAAAGACGGCGTCGAGCACAAGCTCTTCGAGGCCAAGGGCGAGATGATGATAATTACCAGCCTCTTGCTCGGGGACCGAACTGGCGAAAGATCGAAAATCGGCAACTGGTATAGACACGACGGCACCTCCTGGAAGAAGCTGAGCGGAGAAGAGATGAGGATCTGGCTTTGAGGCGAAGACAGGTTGAGAGATGAAGATCAAAGTCGTAGTGCATGAGGCGGAGGAGGGCGGGTTCTGGGCGGAGGTTCCAGCGATTCCCGGATGCGCAACCCAGGGCGAGACGCTCGAAGACTTGCTGAGCAACGTTCGGGAGGCGATCGAGGGCTGCCTGTCGGTAGAGGTTGAGGCGCCAGTTTCCGAGGCGAGTGCCCGA
This sequence is a window from bacterium. Protein-coding genes within it:
- a CDS encoding type II toxin-antitoxin system HicB family antitoxin, whose amino-acid sequence is MKIKVVVHEAEEGGFWAEVPAIPGCATQGETLEDLLSNVREAIEGCLSVEVEAPVSEASARAVEIAL